In a single window of the Anaerobaca lacustris genome:
- a CDS encoding type IV pilus twitching motility protein PilT, with protein sequence MTPDQPLDARKALDHEPQINKYLRVAIKTLANDIHLKVGQPPKLRMQGTLKNTTGEILTLERMEELVFEIMSEAQKDFFLKNGTLDFAHEIGKEHRFRINVFRQRGAISLVGRRVSAQVPSFESLHLPLVLEKIAEAHQGLILVVGATGSGKTTTIASMLDYITRTRACHIVTVEDPIEYLFNDNKAIVSQREIGIDVPSFEEALTYLMRQDPDVVFVGEMRDARTVTAGMRAAETGHLVMGTMHSTNASQAVHRLLDLFPQEERELVRQSLALALKAIVSQALLPSIREGISRVPAMEVLLANPSVRKLIAEGREADLPSVIRGAQREGMMDLTDSLCRLIQDGWVDPKDAYPAAPNMEELKMALKGIRTTAGGIL encoded by the coding sequence ATGACACCGGATCAACCTCTGGATGCCCGAAAGGCCCTCGACCACGAGCCGCAGATCAACAAGTACCTCCGAGTCGCCATCAAAACGCTCGCCAACGATATCCACTTGAAGGTCGGCCAGCCCCCGAAGCTTCGCATGCAGGGCACACTGAAAAACACGACGGGAGAGATCCTCACCCTCGAACGCATGGAAGAGCTGGTGTTTGAGATCATGAGCGAAGCGCAGAAGGATTTCTTCCTGAAGAACGGAACGCTCGATTTCGCCCATGAGATCGGCAAAGAGCACCGGTTCCGCATCAACGTCTTTCGCCAGCGAGGTGCGATCAGTCTTGTGGGCCGACGGGTCAGCGCCCAGGTGCCGTCGTTCGAGAGCCTGCACCTGCCGCTGGTACTCGAGAAGATCGCCGAGGCCCACCAGGGACTGATCCTCGTGGTCGGCGCCACCGGCTCGGGCAAGACCACCACGATTGCCTCCATGCTCGATTACATCACCCGGACGCGGGCCTGCCACATCGTGACGGTGGAAGACCCCATCGAATACCTCTTCAACGACAACAAGGCCATCGTCTCGCAGCGGGAGATCGGGATTGACGTGCCGAGCTTCGAAGAAGCGCTGACCTATCTGATGCGGCAGGACCCGGACGTGGTCTTCGTCGGCGAGATGCGCGACGCCCGGACCGTGACGGCCGGGATGCGGGCCGCCGAGACGGGGCACCTGGTGATGGGGACGATGCACTCGACGAATGCCTCGCAGGCGGTCCACCGCCTTCTGGACCTGTTCCCGCAGGAGGAGCGGGAGCTCGTTCGGCAATCGCTGGCCCTGGCCCTCAAGGCCATTGTCAGCCAGGCCCTTCTGCCGAGCATTCGCGAAGGGATCAGCCGGGTGCCGGCCATGGAGGTGCTGCTGGCCAACCCGTCCGTGCGGAAGCTCATCGCCGAAGGGCGCGAAGCCGACCTGCCCAGCGTGATCCGAGGGGCCCAGAGAGAGGGCATGATGGACCTGACCGACAGTCTCTGCCGGCTCATCCAGGATGGATGGGTCGATCCGAAAGACGCCTATCCTGCGGCGCCCAACATGGAAGAACTGAAAATGGCCCTGAAGGGGATTCGAACGACAGCCGGAGGCATCCTGTAG
- a CDS encoding GspE/PulE family protein, whose amino-acid sequence MPDLLLMSIEYGGYISIVKLVVFLLLYFLWLLLVRWSAADAKAVATDVGLWIGMILGAGALAILLWWLIPVFVVGLLIFLLAIGATGLAYVRHRNARVLDFDRVLTIEHIKSLFAKSEKLEAMESFLFITANNNEVPPPEPRTPMFFGYRTAYDLLTDAMWRRASTITFSPKGDSYEVTYYIDGAATKQPSVPREQMEYFIHFAKELAALDANEKRKPQKGKFRTHQKKAHADWEVMTAGSTAGEQVRLKHISKEHDLRISELGLAPDQQEHVESITRMHQGVFLISGPRKSGLTTTLYALLRSHDAFLNNINTLEKQPAAELLNITQNTFALTDTGTTTYAKKLQSIVRMGPDVIGVGECEDADTAKVVSVAGKDGKLAYVVLNADNVLQALGKWIKMVGDKRVIAETLIGICNQRMMRTLCEECKQGYTPNKELLKKFNLPAEKAKVLYRPGKEVYDKRGKASVCEHCQGTGYVGRMGVFEMIVLNDELRAAIRQVKQLPELGMQFRRAKMLYLQEQALRKVMAGKTSINEMLRVLASAKTQGNAASQ is encoded by the coding sequence ATGCCGGATCTTTTGCTGATGTCCATCGAGTACGGCGGTTACATCTCGATCGTCAAGCTCGTCGTCTTCCTGTTGCTGTACTTCCTCTGGCTCCTGCTGGTCCGCTGGTCCGCCGCCGACGCCAAGGCCGTCGCAACCGACGTTGGGCTCTGGATCGGCATGATTCTCGGGGCCGGGGCCCTGGCCATTCTGCTCTGGTGGCTGATCCCGGTATTCGTCGTCGGCCTGCTGATCTTTCTCCTCGCCATCGGCGCCACCGGCCTGGCCTATGTCAGACACCGCAATGCACGCGTCCTCGACTTTGACCGCGTGCTCACCATCGAGCACATCAAGAGCCTCTTTGCCAAATCAGAGAAACTCGAGGCGATGGAAAGCTTCCTGTTCATCACCGCCAACAACAACGAAGTGCCTCCCCCCGAACCTCGGACGCCGATGTTCTTCGGTTATCGTACGGCCTACGACCTGCTCACCGACGCCATGTGGCGCCGCGCCAGCACGATCACGTTCTCGCCCAAGGGAGACAGCTACGAGGTGACGTACTACATCGACGGCGCCGCCACCAAGCAGCCCTCCGTGCCCCGCGAACAGATGGAATACTTCATCCATTTCGCCAAGGAACTGGCGGCCCTCGACGCCAACGAGAAGCGTAAGCCCCAGAAAGGCAAGTTCCGCACGCATCAGAAGAAGGCACATGCCGACTGGGAGGTCATGACCGCCGGCTCGACGGCCGGCGAACAGGTCCGCCTCAAACACATCTCCAAGGAACATGACCTGCGCATCAGCGAACTGGGCTTGGCGCCCGATCAGCAGGAGCATGTCGAGAGCATCACCCGGATGCACCAGGGCGTGTTCCTCATCTCGGGTCCCCGCAAGAGCGGCCTGACGACCACGCTCTACGCGTTGCTGAGAAGCCACGACGCCTTTCTGAACAACATCAACACGTTGGAGAAGCAGCCCGCCGCCGAGCTGCTGAACATCACGCAGAATACGTTCGCCCTGACGGACACGGGGACGACCACCTATGCCAAGAAGCTCCAATCGATCGTCCGCATGGGCCCCGACGTCATCGGCGTCGGAGAATGCGAGGACGCCGACACCGCGAAGGTTGTCAGCGTCGCGGGCAAGGATGGCAAGCTGGCGTACGTCGTGCTGAACGCCGACAACGTCCTCCAGGCGCTGGGCAAATGGATCAAGATGGTCGGTGACAAGAGGGTGATCGCCGAGACACTCATCGGCATCTGCAACCAGCGGATGATGCGGACGCTCTGCGAGGAGTGCAAGCAAGGGTACACCCCGAACAAGGAACTGTTGAAGAAGTTCAATCTGCCGGCAGAGAAGGCCAAGGTCCTGTACCGCCCGGGCAAGGAGGTCTATGACAAGCGAGGCAAGGCGTCCGTGTGTGAGCATTGCCAGGGGACCGGCTATGTCGGTCGAATGGGCGTCTTCGAGATGATCGTGCTGAACGACGAGCTGCGGGCCGCCATCCGCCAGGTCAAGCAGTTGCCGGAACTCGGCATGCAATTCCGCCGCGCCAAGATGCTGTATCTGCAAGAGCAGGCCCTGCGAAAGGTGATGGCCGGAAAGACCTCGATCAATGAGATGCTGCGCGTGCTCGCCAGCGCAAAGACGCAAGGCAATGCAGCTTCGCAATAA
- the fusA gene encoding elongation factor G, whose amino-acid sequence MTATGDIRNVVLLGHGGSGKTSLAEAMLHKTGATSRLGSVDDKTSTCDYYDEEKEHHHSILSAVVHVEHAGKLINIIDTPGYPDFTGPAITSIPAAETAVLVISATAGIETNTRKMFQLAREANKPVVIVINKMAADNVEMGELIGTIQETFGSQCRCANLPGADKDSVIDCIANSSGSSPVADVAQAHTDLIESVIEADDALMERYLGGEEISADQVASVFVKALNAGTVMPILFTEARNEVGVMELLDVITQCTPSPTEAPPAKLIEGEAATEVKADDSGPLAGLVFRVGFDPKSNMKYSTIRIFGGTLKSDTNLMYNDEKKGLRPGHILKSQGGEYAEVPTGVAGDMVTLAKVDELRVGDVVHDGRVHGRFVMPAVPEPMFSLALEPASRGDEQKIGGALERLSEEDLCFKTTRDPQTKELVAHGLGELHLRIMLEKMEKRFKLAVNTKEPKIPYRETITGKAEGHYRHKKQTGGAGQFGEVYLRVEPAERDSDPPMQFSWDIFGGSIPGQYEPAIVKGINDVMQTGVVAGFPLQDVKVSVYDGKYHPVDSKEVAFRAAGKGAFIDAVSKAKPALLEPIVNMEVTIPAENVGDITGDLSSKRGRVVGQEMLPGNFIVIKAQVPLSEVTQYTSQLKSVTGGRGSYSMSLSHYEPVPPNVQQQIVATHKKAQEAE is encoded by the coding sequence GTGACAGCAACGGGCGACATTCGAAACGTGGTCCTGCTCGGACACGGCGGCAGTGGCAAGACCTCGCTGGCCGAAGCAATGCTCCACAAGACCGGTGCCACCAGCCGGTTGGGAAGCGTCGATGACAAAACCAGCACGTGCGATTACTACGACGAGGAAAAGGAGCACCATCACTCGATCCTCTCGGCCGTGGTTCACGTCGAGCACGCCGGAAAACTCATCAATATCATCGACACGCCCGGTTACCCCGATTTCACCGGTCCGGCCATCACATCCATCCCGGCCGCCGAGACCGCCGTCCTCGTCATCAGCGCCACCGCCGGCATCGAAACCAACACGCGCAAGATGTTCCAGTTGGCCCGCGAGGCCAACAAACCGGTCGTCATCGTCATCAACAAGATGGCCGCCGACAACGTCGAGATGGGTGAGCTGATCGGCACGATTCAGGAGACCTTCGGCTCGCAGTGTCGCTGCGCCAATTTGCCCGGCGCCGACAAAGACTCCGTCATCGACTGCATCGCCAACAGCAGCGGCAGCTCTCCTGTAGCCGATGTCGCCCAGGCCCACACCGACCTGATCGAGAGCGTCATCGAGGCCGACGACGCCCTGATGGAGCGCTACCTCGGCGGCGAGGAGATCTCGGCCGACCAGGTCGCCTCGGTGTTCGTCAAGGCCCTCAACGCCGGAACGGTGATGCCGATCCTCTTCACCGAGGCCCGAAATGAAGTGGGCGTCATGGAGTTGCTGGACGTGATCACCCAGTGCACGCCGTCGCCGACCGAAGCCCCGCCTGCCAAGCTGATCGAGGGCGAGGCCGCGACCGAGGTGAAGGCCGACGACAGCGGCCCTCTGGCCGGCCTGGTGTTCCGCGTGGGCTTCGACCCGAAGTCCAACATGAAGTATTCGACGATCCGAATCTTCGGCGGCACGCTGAAGTCGGATACGAACCTGATGTACAACGACGAGAAGAAGGGGCTCCGTCCCGGCCACATTCTCAAGAGCCAGGGCGGCGAATACGCCGAGGTGCCCACCGGGGTGGCCGGCGACATGGTGACCCTGGCCAAGGTCGATGAACTGCGTGTCGGCGACGTGGTGCACGACGGTCGCGTCCACGGCAGGTTTGTCATGCCCGCGGTCCCCGAGCCGATGTTCTCTCTGGCGCTGGAACCCGCCTCGCGAGGCGACGAGCAGAAGATCGGCGGCGCCCTCGAGCGCCTTTCCGAGGAAGACCTCTGTTTCAAGACCACGCGCGACCCACAGACGAAGGAGCTGGTGGCCCACGGTCTGGGCGAGCTGCACCTTCGCATCATGCTCGAGAAGATGGAGAAGCGCTTCAAACTGGCGGTCAACACGAAGGAACCGAAGATTCCCTACCGCGAGACCATTACGGGCAAGGCTGAGGGCCATTACCGGCACAAGAAGCAGACCGGCGGCGCCGGGCAGTTTGGCGAGGTCTACCTTCGCGTCGAACCGGCCGAGCGGGACAGCGACCCGCCCATGCAGTTCAGTTGGGACATCTTCGGTGGATCGATTCCGGGCCAGTACGAACCGGCAATCGTCAAGGGCATCAACGACGTCATGCAGACCGGCGTGGTGGCCGGATTCCCGTTGCAGGATGTCAAGGTCTCGGTCTATGACGGCAAGTATCACCCCGTGGATTCCAAGGAAGTCGCGTTCCGGGCCGCGGGCAAGGGCGCGTTCATCGACGCGGTGAGCAAGGCCAAGCCAGCCCTGCTGGAGCCGATCGTCAATATGGAAGTCACGATCCCGGCCGAAAACGTCGGCGACATCACCGGCGACCTCTCCTCCAAGCGCGGACGCGTCGTCGGCCAGGAGATGCTGCCCGGCAACTTCATCGTCATCAAGGCCCAGGTGCCGCTGTCGGAAGTGACGCAGTACACCAGCCAGCTCAAAAGCGTCACCGGCGGGCGCGGCAGTTACTCGATGTCGCTGAGCCACTACGAGCCCGTTCCCCCGAACGTGCAGCAGCAGATCGTCGCCACCCACAAGAAGGCGCAGGAAGCGGAATAA
- a CDS encoding BlaI/MecI/CopY family transcriptional regulator, whose product MSRQAIDDLGQLQRAVMEILWSRGEATVHQVRDRLDREKELAYTTILTTLQKLERAGWLDHRAEGKSYVYFPTRSREQAGAGSVRRFLRQVFEGNAVAMFQHLIREGDLSDDDLIELRKMIEERRKERRK is encoded by the coding sequence ATGAGCAGGCAGGCAATCGACGATCTGGGCCAGTTACAGCGCGCGGTCATGGAGATCCTCTGGTCGCGCGGCGAGGCCACCGTCCATCAAGTTCGCGATCGGCTGGACCGTGAGAAGGAACTGGCCTATACGACGATCCTGACCACGCTGCAGAAACTCGAACGAGCCGGGTGGCTCGACCACCGCGCCGAGGGCAAGAGCTACGTTTATTTCCCGACCCGCAGCCGCGAGCAGGCCGGCGCCGGATCGGTCAGACGCTTCCTCAGACAGGTCTTCGAGGGAAACGCCGTCGCGATGTTCCAACACCTGATCCGCGAAGGCGATTTGAGCGACGACGATCTCATCGAACTGCGGAAGATGATCGAGGAAAGGCGAAAGGAGAGGCGGAAATGA
- a CDS encoding M56 family metallopeptidase, with product MIGHFISETSLGAILLLQSAGFIAAGLAASYLLRRCPARAHRCLLAASVASVLAPASYLLVRHLELGVLPYQRPTIPELETSAPVLADAWVPSDMGLEFVALDATAPAAMPAAVADRRTTSVPWTTVALTCWAACSTVLLVRLLLQFTLGLRLLRTSEPEEDGRVRDALNTARAQLGVRLPVTIARHAKVRSPVIWCWGRPPTLLVHKAGPPLQNRTDWVGVFCHELAHLMRRDHHSGLFAELLTAAIPWHPLTWWTQARLARLSEHACDDWVLAAGQSPADYAESLLHLSPQRRMTFLPTIVGKERTMKARIYRIVKDPHSDPRIGRRWTLTLTSLLILAMTAVALAQREPAPPARSDSMVQGERDERREPAFTGRRNVLERLLDQLIAQAEEAERALQQRGDEPNKETEVLRAELRTLHEQIAAIERQLQTLNRRGRLTEIDDPDREEAREIRDLLRGTQREIDQIETTPNTRRDRELVEHMRALRSRLRELQAQVAEHERRLERLSDPDSERGLDLRRAIENRHREMAAVEEQIQDQETEIATRQMVLRLIAKQRRDEIESRIATNERVLRQQEERGSGGSDGSNELRQRQERIEAIGHDREPDDRVRDLRNRLLELDREVAETRRSWQQSGDPDSEESRNHRAALEQLQRERADVREELYRLDPDLEAWEQERALRVNEELASAVARRIALTEPELLELEQHGRGDTAEANQLRQNLARLHTQARALEARSAARRRDLSPLCSERDPDERRTERRATSSDTFSRYGDPYTRATARARIASPQASPDVQRQVEELRGQVTGLNEQIQQMREMLQQLLERRNRQNVETQEMKVER from the coding sequence ATGATCGGTCACTTCATCTCCGAGACTTCGCTCGGGGCGATCCTGTTGCTCCAGAGCGCCGGGTTCATTGCGGCAGGTCTGGCAGCGAGCTACCTGCTGCGGCGCTGTCCGGCCCGGGCGCATCGATGTTTGTTGGCCGCGTCGGTCGCGTCCGTGCTCGCACCGGCATCCTATCTGCTGGTCCGGCATCTCGAACTGGGCGTCCTGCCTTACCAACGGCCGACGATACCCGAGCTTGAGACCTCTGCGCCGGTGCTCGCGGATGCCTGGGTCCCGTCCGACATGGGTCTTGAGTTCGTCGCCCTGGACGCGACCGCACCCGCGGCAATGCCTGCTGCCGTTGCGGACCGTCGGACAACCTCAGTGCCCTGGACCACAGTGGCGCTGACATGCTGGGCCGCCTGTTCCACGGTGTTGCTGGTCCGCCTGCTGCTCCAGTTCACGCTGGGCCTGCGGCTGTTGCGCACGAGCGAGCCCGAGGAGGACGGCCGCGTGCGTGACGCGCTCAACACCGCCAGGGCGCAACTCGGCGTTCGCCTGCCCGTCACCATCGCACGCCACGCCAAGGTGCGCAGTCCCGTCATCTGGTGCTGGGGCCGACCGCCCACACTGCTGGTCCACAAGGCGGGCCCCCCGTTGCAGAATCGCACCGACTGGGTCGGCGTCTTCTGCCACGAGTTGGCCCATCTCATGCGACGAGATCACCACAGCGGGCTCTTCGCCGAGCTTCTCACCGCCGCCATCCCCTGGCACCCGCTCACCTGGTGGACGCAAGCCCGCTTGGCCCGACTCAGCGAACACGCCTGCGACGACTGGGTCCTCGCCGCCGGGCAATCCCCCGCCGATTACGCTGAATCACTGCTGCATCTTTCACCGCAGAGACGCATGACGTTTCTGCCCACCATTGTAGGTAAGGAGAGAACCATGAAAGCGAGAATCTACCGAATCGTGAAAGACCCCCATAGCGACCCGAGAATCGGCCGGCGCTGGACGCTGACCCTGACCAGCCTTCTCATTTTGGCCATGACCGCCGTCGCCCTGGCGCAGCGCGAGCCCGCCCCGCCCGCACGGTCCGATTCCATGGTCCAAGGCGAAAGAGACGAACGGCGCGAGCCCGCCTTCACTGGCCGACGCAATGTCCTGGAGCGCCTGCTCGACCAGCTCATCGCTCAGGCCGAGGAAGCCGAACGCGCTTTGCAGCAGCGAGGCGACGAGCCGAACAAAGAGACCGAAGTCCTGCGCGCCGAGCTGCGCACCCTGCACGAGCAGATCGCCGCCATCGAGCGACAGCTCCAGACGTTGAACCGCCGAGGCCGCCTCACCGAGATCGACGATCCCGACCGCGAGGAAGCCCGCGAGATCCGTGACCTGTTACGCGGCACACAGAGGGAAATCGACCAGATCGAGACGACGCCGAACACACGCCGGGATCGAGAGCTTGTCGAGCATATGCGGGCTCTCCGCAGCCGTCTGCGAGAGTTGCAGGCGCAGGTGGCGGAACACGAACGCCGCCTCGAACGGCTCAGCGACCCGGATAGCGAGCGAGGTTTGGACCTTCGTCGTGCCATAGAGAATCGCCACCGTGAGATGGCAGCAGTCGAAGAGCAGATCCAAGACCAAGAGACAGAGATCGCCACACGACAGATGGTTCTACGGCTTATCGCGAAACAGCGACGCGATGAAATCGAGAGCCGCATCGCCACAAACGAACGTGTCCTGCGACAGCAGGAAGAGCGCGGCAGCGGCGGCAGTGACGGGTCGAACGAGCTTCGCCAGCGCCAGGAGCGGATCGAGGCCATTGGCCACGATCGTGAACCCGACGACCGCGTACGTGATCTCCGGAATCGCCTGCTGGAACTCGACAGGGAAGTTGCCGAGACGAGGCGGTCATGGCAGCAGTCCGGTGACCCGGATAGCGAAGAAAGCCGTAACCACCGCGCGGCCCTGGAACAGCTCCAGCGAGAGAGGGCTGATGTCCGAGAGGAACTCTATCGCCTCGATCCCGACCTGGAGGCCTGGGAGCAAGAGCGTGCGCTTCGCGTGAATGAAGAGCTCGCCAGCGCAGTCGCCCGACGCATCGCACTCACGGAACCCGAACTTCTTGAACTCGAGCAGCACGGCCGTGGCGATACCGCCGAAGCGAACCAGCTTCGCCAGAACTTGGCTCGCCTGCATACGCAAGCGAGGGCTCTCGAAGCACGGAGCGCAGCACGGAGGCGCGACCTCAGTCCTCTGTGCAGCGAGCGAGACCCAGATGAACGGCGTACCGAACGACGCGCTACGTCTTCAGACACATTCAGCCGTTACGGAGACCCCTATACCCGCGCCACGGCGCGTGCTCGCATCGCCAGCCCCCAGGCCTCTCCCGACGTCCAGCGCCAGGTCGAGGAATTACGCGGGCAGGTCACCGGCCTCAACGAACAGATCCAGCAGATGCGCGAGATGCTCCAGCAACTGCTCGAACGCCGCAACAGACAGAATGTCGAGACCCAAGAGATGAAGGTCGAGCGATGA
- a CDS encoding BlaI/MecI/CopY family transcriptional regulator produces MERLRTQETLMARHKSPGPTDREMAILSVLWERGPSTVREIHETIKTDSETGYTTTLKLMQIMADKGLLSRKDAGRQHVYRPAVSQEKTQNQVVGDVLEKVFAGSAEKLVMRALSARKVSPEELKRIREMLDEMEGT; encoded by the coding sequence ATGGAAAGACTCAGGACACAGGAGACGCTCATGGCCAGACATAAGAGCCCCGGACCGACGGACCGAGAGATGGCGATCCTCAGCGTGCTGTGGGAGCGCGGGCCCAGCACGGTTCGCGAGATCCACGAGACGATAAAGACGGACAGCGAAACGGGTTACACCACGACGCTCAAATTGATGCAAATCATGGCCGACAAGGGCTTGCTGTCGCGCAAAGACGCCGGACGCCAGCACGTTTACCGCCCGGCCGTGTCCCAGGAGAAGACGCAGAATCAGGTCGTCGGCGACGTGCTGGAGAAGGTCTTCGCCGGCTCGGCCGAGAAGCTGGTCATGCGAGCCCTCTCGGCGCGGAAGGTATCGCCCGAGGAGCTCAAACGCATTCGCGAGATGCTCGATGAAATGGAGGGAACATAG